GGTTATTTGCCAAGATACCTACGATGGGAATAATTTCCTTGGCTGAtgcatatatacatggaaaagGTAAACATATACCTCTTACCCCCTTCCTTAACAGTATGGAGATACTTGGAGACCGGATACATTGATTGCAATATACAATATCCTGACATTTAAACCTTATATGAGGTTGATGCTGAGACATTGTAATGTGCTTTATGTGTATTTAAACATTCAGCTCAATCGGTTCTAGGGGAGGAAAAATAAGCATGGTATGATGTGGTCTATGAGAAACAAGGGAAAGGACAATAAGATTAGGATTCAGATGCTTGAATTTTTAAATTACAACCAGAAGATTTGAGTCGTCTGAATCTTTTTTGGAGTCGAATTTGTTTTCTAGAAGACTCTGACAAAGGGAAATGTGTCCTCCATTTGGTGCATCTACTGCAGCCATTCTAATAAAGTTTACTGGATTGAAGATATTCCTGTGCAAGATTTGTGCCTTCAAAATGATTTGAGCCTTTACCTTCCCAACCCCCTTACTAACTAACCGACTAATATGTCTTCTTTGGTTTAATTTTGCAGTTTTGGCAATCATATTGGTGGGGTTGCTTTATGGTTTCTTCATAGCAATAATTTGTGGACAGAGAATTAGTGAACGTCATTATCACGTTCTTGCCAAAAAAGAACTCACAAAGGTTTTGCATCTACTGCTAAGACATAGACTTGTTCCGTTCACCTTCTAATTGGAGACGAACATCTGTTAGTGAAATATTGAAAAATTTGCAAGTTGAGCAGTGTCAGGCCCCTTTCCTTGGGAATATAATTCACCTTCATATGGGGCTTCTTTTCATGCACACTGGATTTTATTTGTGGATAATTTTAGTTCCACCTCTTCAATCTAACCTTTCATTTATGGTAGTACTCCCCTTGTTTTATTAAGAAatattaaggggtcgtttggtttacGGTCTAGTTATGTGAGAGTTATAATGTAAGTATTGTTTATACGGTGAATAATAATGCAAGGATTGTTATGGGTGAAATAATGCATGAATAGTTATGCGGTGAATAATAATAGACGGATTATTATGTAGTTATGTAAGAGTATGTAGTTAGATACTCTTATCCACGTATAGCTAATACATCTATGCATCTCGTATAAGTTATACCGGAATTATAGTGCAGTGTTTGGTTACCGATATTAAATTCCGCATCCTGCATAACTAATATAATCTCTTTATAACTAATACATGGTTTGCTTTCTTCATCAGAAACCAAACGATGTATAAGTAAGTAATATGGAATTTATATGGAGATAAAATTTTCTTATGCTTCAAATCAAATGAGTTTAATTTGCTTAtacttttatttttgtattgacAGGAATACGTGGTAGAAGATCGGGAAATGCTAAATAAAGAAGTTCCGGAACTTGATCCTAGCCACGTTACGGAGCTAAGAATGTTGGGGCTCTACTGAGATTCATGTCAGTCTAGGTTGGTAGTCTAGCTACAATGACATGCAGTATTTATATGTTGAAATTACACCCAAAATTTTGGTCATATTGACATGTTTGGCTGCACAAATTATACTGCTCCACCCTTTCTGATATTAGGTGTGATCAAGAATAGGGACTAGAAAGCTAATCCGAAAAAGAATAACTCTTAAAAGTGATATTGAAAACCTTGGTAATTATGAGTATCAATTCAAGAGTGGAAGCGGGTCAGTCCCCGAAAATGCCAGGTACTTTGGGGCCAAATAAGATTATTAACTGGCTTATCCGCCATTGCTATCGTAAATTGACTATCCTGTTAATGCACCAGCTCCTAGCCTGTCGTGCTCTTCCAGTTCTATTTTGAGAGTCATCATAGCTCTTTTGAACCTATAAAAAAGAATGTCTGGGCTTTACTTAGATTCATGGCAATCTAGGTTGTTAGTCTAGCTACAATGACATGccatattatattttcaaattacACATGAAATTTTGGTCATATTAACATGTTTGGTTGCATAAAGTTATACTGCTCCACCCGTTCTGGTATTAGGTGATCAAGAATAGGGACTAGAAAGCTAGTCTGGAAAAGAATAACTTTATTAGGTGATCAATTATCTTTGCATGACAGGTGTTATTGTTTTCCCAAGATTTGATATATTTTGCATCATACAACATATTCATGACAAAAAAAAGAGATGCTTAGTCGCAATCCCTCGTTTTTTGAGTTCTGatatatgtatttttttcttGCTGACTTTGTCTTGTACTAGTATTCTTGGTAATATTTGAATAGTTTTGCGGTTTTGTATCCAATGCAGCAGTGCACCTCACCCTCACTGGATTTTATAAATATAGTTTAACCGAGAGGATATAAGATAACTCCTGCCATCTTATGGttataacaacaacccagtgggaTCCCAAatgtggggtatggggagggtaatgtgtatgcAGGCCTTACGAAGGGCAGAGATGCTGTTTCCGAAAGACACTCAGCTCGAGAGTAAgaataagaacaagtaaataacAACAAGGCCAGAAAAATGATATCAACAATGTAAGGACCGGAGAAAAATAAATGGAGCAATAGCAATAGCAAAAGTAATGGCCACAAGCAATAACACGACATGGTAGTAGAAAACCGAAGCGGAAGATAGTACTAAAACAACCCTAATATTGACATTCTAAGAATCGAAGACAATGTACTAGTCAGTTAGCCCTAATAAACCTGGAATAGATCAGAAAAAAACATGATGACCTATTAcccttctaccctaatcttcgACCTCTATACCCTCCTGTCAAGGGCCAagtcctcggtaagctgaagtcgcaccatgtcctgcctgatcatcTCTCCCAtgtacttcttaggccgccctggCCGCCCTCTACCTCGTTTCCTACCTGCCAGCGCCAACCGTTCACACCTCCTCAATGGAGCATCTAGACTTCTCCTTCTCatatgcccgaaccatctaagcctcgcttcacGCATCTTATCTTCCATAGGGGTCACGCGCATTTTCTCCCGAATAATCTCATTCCTAATCTTGTCtaacctagtgtgcccgcacatccatcgcaACATCCTCAATTCGGCAACGTTCATCTTTTGGATATGAGAGTTTGTGACTGGCCAGCAttctgccccatacaacatagccggTCTAACCGTTGCCTTGTAGAACTGACccttaagttttggtggcacattcttgtcacacagAACGCCGGATGCTAGCCTCTATTTTATCCACCCCGCCCCTatatggtgtgtgacatccttgtcaatCTCCCCGTCCCCCCTTGGATAACTGCGGACTGCCATCTTCTGGTTATGCTGCCAAAAAATATGATTGAACCAACAGAGTGTACTAAACCAGACTGGCTTTTGTCGAGGGGTGAAGGTTCTTTTTATAGCTTATAAACACTCGACCCATGGTGACAACTTACCTACTTTCAGAGGCAATAACTTCTACCTGGAGAGCTTGTCTAACCTGTTTGTTTCCTGTTGATTCTATTTCATTCCCTAAGCAGAATTTTGAAATCCTGCTTTCTTCAAATGCACTAATTAAGCTGCTAAATTTTGGTCCCCTGCTTAATTTTATAGTCTCGTTTAGAATTTTGTCGTGGTTAAGAACTGGATTAACAAAATTTCCTATAATTGCCTCATTTTGGGTGCAGGCATGATTGACAAATCAAATTATCATGCTTGTTACGGAGATGGGTGGCATTAGGCAAAAGAGCTACAAACTCTATCTTACGCCATACGTTGAGTAATGACTATTATGGTTCACCTTCAAGAGACGATTTTTCAACATCAAGATGAAAAAACTTTTTCACCAAAAGGAAATGTCTTGTTCCACTTTAATTTTCTTGgtagtataatttttttttctcgaCTGCCTCCCCTTGGCTATCTCTAGGAGTGGCAAATGAGCCGTTTCAGTTGTATTTTGGGCTGGTCAAGATGTGCTGACTCATTAAATTGGTCATTGACAACTTTTTCCAAAGTTTACTTAGGTTAAGATGAGCTAAGTCAAAATTGGCTAAACATTGGGCTGTAAACTAACTCGCCCAATTGGCCCAATCTTTTGCAATATTCTAAACTTCTAAACAAacatatataaaaaaattcaCATATATAACaatcatttttattttaatttctcGGTAAATGGTTTATGATGATTTTTTGTCCTTTTTTTCTTGTTGCTTCTTGTCTTATGTTTTGGTACAAACGTAAATTCACGCCTAGTGATTTCTTTCTTTAATTTGGATTTATAACTTTATTTTATAGTTCTTTTATCTAATAAGACTAACAAAGATCAGAATAATAAAAAAAGCAGTAAAATTAGAACTTTGGGTAAAATTGTACAGGCAATTCAGCTTGAAATAATTTTCTTTAGTGAATACATTTTGTGGAAGAGAGAATGTGAGAGAAAGAACATCgtgaaaagaaagagagaatccTGATATTTTTCTAGGATCGTTgggaattttttttaaagaagagATATAAAAGGCATCAAAATTGATCTTGTTATAAATAATATTAAGAGTGAATATCCATGTATTATGAAATTACTTGGGAGCAAGTTAGTTAGTCATAAACTAGTCTAGTTACTTGGTCACTAAAATTAGTTATTTGCTCACCAAGATTTGTTACTTGGCCACCATGACTAGTTACTTGGTCACCAAGCAACTCTCTTATAAATAAGAGACTTCTCCACTTATTTGGAGAAGATCATCAAGAAAAGTTCTAGTATTATCTCTCTCTAAATTTCTCTTATGTTACTTTATTTCATATTATtccataacacgttatcagcacgagactctaccgtctcaagaaGCTTTTTTAGAAGACTAAGGTATAATTTTCCCCCTCTTTtaattatgactgatattatTAAAAAAGAGTTCGTTGCCCGTGAAATTTCGGACAAGAACTATGTCATgggtgttggatgctgaaatTCATTTAGATGCAATGAGACTTGGAGACgccattaaagataaaaataaagcatTCACCGAAGACTGTGCTAAGGCATTGATTTTcttgcgccatcaccttgatgaagagttgaaaatagaatatctcacagtcaaagatccacttgttttgtggaatggcttaaaggaaagatatgacaatTTAAAGTTGGTCACACTTCTACAAGCACGATATGACTAGGCTCATCTAAGGCTCCAAGACtttaagtctgtttctgaatACAATTCGGCGACGTTtagaattacttctaaattggAACTCCGTGGAGATAGTATCACTGACTATAATATGCTTAAAAAAACTTTTACAATGTTTCATGCCTCATGTGGTCTTGCAACAGCAGTACatagagaaaggtttcaagaaatactctgagttgatttctcttctccttgTGGCTGAACGAAACAATGACTTGTTCATGAGAAATCACGATAATCGATCCACTAGGTCTACACCATTGCCTGAAGTGGATGAGGTGTATTCCCATTATGTTAAGCGTGAAAACGGTCGTGGCCCTGTTCATGGCCAAGGAAGAAATTTTTCTGGTGTTAATCATccccaaagaaaaataaccaccaaaagtggaaaggaaaaaaatgagaagCCAAAGGAAAGGGGTTTAGAAACTGAATGCTATCGTTGCGGTGGAAAAGGGCATTGGGCAAATATTTGCCGTACACCAAAATATTTGGTTGAGCTTTAAACAAGCATCTCGAATGAATAAAGGCCCACAAGCCAATTTTGTCTCTGACAATAAATTTGACATCACCCATTTGGATGCAGTAGACTTCTTTGAGCACTCCGATGGAAAAATAGACCACTTGATCGGTGATGGATCCGTGGTTAAAGATGATTGAgtagtttgatttttattttcGTCTATTTATAATAGCTAGTGAATAAACATCATGTAATCGTAGTTATTTACATGAGTAGTAGTTATTAGTATCATAATCAGAGTTGCTCGAAATTGCATTAAAAAGTCATTATTGAATCATTAATTTAACTTTGTTTCTTTTTCCTGTTTCTCTGAAAATATTAATGTTTATTCGTATATTTCTTTTGTATCAAATCATGGGAAGCAAATATGGATACCTCACAAAACAAACTTGTATCCAAGTTTAATTGtagaaatatttatttaattgattcatgtacgacacatacaatattcaaagagaagaaatatttctctcatttaagtatgtgtaaggcAGATGTTATTACAATTTCTGGTTgtagtaatctaattgaaggctctggaagagctactataactctgcctagggaaataatacttatcatagataatgcattgttctcctccaagtccaagagtaacttgttgagttttaaagatatccgctGAAATGAATATCATATTGAGaaaatagatgagaataatcttgaatatctcatcgttaccaagaCTGTCTCTTTCCAgaaaaagggttattgagaagtttTCATCTTTTTCTTGTGGCATGTATTGGACAggaattagtgcaattgaggcacgCTTTATCGTAAACCAAAAAGTTACTGATcccaatacttttgtactttggcatgatcgattgggacatcctgaatcaattatgatgagacgaattatagagaactcaaatgtatatccattaaagaatttaaagattcttttaaataatgaattttcttgcacttcttattatcaaggcaagttaattattataccatcaccaacaaagattgggattgagtcccctgcGTTTTTAGAACGTATAAAAGGGGACATTTGTGGACatattcacccacctagtgggtcgtttagatattttatggtcttactagatgcatcttctagatggtctcatgtgtgcctattgtcatctcgcaacctggcatttgcaaaattaatggcacaaataattcaattacgGGCACAATTCCCCAATAATCCAATTACGTCTATTAGACTTGATAATGCtgctgagttttcatcccaagcatttaatgatcattacttatcaattgggataaaggTGGAACATCTTGTAGCTCATGTTctcactcaaaatggccttgcagagtttttgattaaacgtctgcaattgataAGAAGACTGTTACTCATGAAAACGAGGTTACCCActtctgtttggggtcatgccattttgcatgcagTAATGCTAGTTCGTCTCAAACCGACAAATTATCATAAGTATTTTTCGGtgtaattagttttgggtcatgaacctaatatatcccatttaAGAATTTTTGGGTGCGCAGTATTTGTGCCTATAGCACagccatatcgcaccaagatgggtGATAAGTTGGATTTTTAGCCAATGTCTCTTGTATTTTTATAAGATTTTATGCCCTATTTATTGGAAAAAAAGTAACTAATTATGCTTTGAATAGCTCGATTTCAGGTAATGAAGGTTTGAGCACGCTTAAAGAATGGAAAATAatcaaaaatatcaagaaaagaccaagtccaagtgaaaaatagaagaaaagttgaagtttgagcTGAAGACCCTGCGTAGCCTTGCATAGGCAAACTTGCGTAGGCTACGCAGAGGAGGACCTGAGAAGTAAAGATTTGAAGACATTCTGTTTTTGCCTACGCAAACCTGCGTAGGCTATGCAGATATCCTACGCAGAGGAAAAAAGGTGAAGTGTTCAAACTTGCGTAGGCTACACAATTAGCCTACGCCCATGCATCCAGCCTACGCAATTGAccgaagggcaattttgtcctGTCGCGGGGCTTAGTATAAATAGCTATTTTTAGTCATTCTAGGTTATCTTTTTGGAAGGATACTTATGTAGCAGCTGTTGGGGATTTCTTCTTGAGGAATTTGGGTGACTTCACTATTATTCTACATAATCTTTCTTTCCTCTTTAGCTATTATGTTTAGTTTTTCATCTCTTTTTGTATTCTCCCTTCTTAATATGTCTAGCTAAGTTTATTAAGATAGGATTGTGAACCCTAAGTGTGGTTATATTTTTTGGTTATTAATATAAATTCAAAATTTGATTAAGCTTTGTGTTATCCAAttactccatgatttattgattgatTTTTTTGGTTGCAAACACTAAATCCATACCTATTTTGCTTGTTCTAGCTTGGAAGAGTAGAACTTAGCTTAGGTATAAAGTAATTAGCAAGAAATTAAGTGGGTTAACCATTTGATTAACGAAATCTAGCTAGGAATAGTGTGATTTCTACTTGGGCTAATCAATTGCTTATCATTGAGCCTTAGTTGTCTTGGAGGAGCAACTTGGGGTAGAAATCTCTCAAATGTTGGAAGACATTAAGTTGGTAGAATCGAAATTGAGGTCATAATACATGCTTAATTAACTAGAATTGACGATTTGTATACCCAAAGCATAGCCTACACGAGGGTAAGTAATCCTAGCGCCTTTCTCTTATTTTTGTTATAACTACATCTTAATTGCACTCTATGTGTTTGATAGAATTCCTTAGTTAAATTTTAGTAGTAATTGTAGACATAATTGAACAATCACTCTTTGTTTGAAGATTACATTAAGAATCATCAAGTTTGCACTCATTTGGACACTCTAACACACACCTACtccttgtgggattcgaccccaacctttgttgggtttattattcCTAACGACCATGCTACTTTCATATAGAGAGTAGGATGGACGTCACtaatgggtccccaaagaaggttaggaatatgtgttgggtttgaatcgcccACCATTATTTGCTACCTCGAAACATTAACGTGAGATTTattcactgctcgatttgcagattgctGATTCGATGAGACATTTTTCCCAAAACTAGGGGAGAAAATAGTAAACCAAACgagaaattttgtggaaaaatCCATCACTGTCTCATCTTGAATGAATTAATGCCTAAGTTTGAGTCTTGATTTGGTTGAGGACAACTAAattgtaagtttgggggagttgataagttgGATTTTTAGCCAATGTCTCTTGTATTTTTATAAGATTTTATGCCTCATTTATTGGAAAAAAGTAACTAATTATGCTTTGAATGTCTCGATTTCAGGTAATGAAGGTTTGAGTACGCTTAAAGAATGGAAAATAatcaaaaatatcaagaaaagaccaagtccaagtgaaaaatgaaagaaaagttgaagtttgagcTGAAGACCCTGCGTAGCCTTGCGTAGGCTACGCAGAGGAAGACCTGAGAAGTAAAGATTTGAAGACGTTCTGTTTTTGCCTACGCAAACCTGCATAGGCTATGCAGATATCCTACGCATAGGAAAAAAGGTGAAGTGTTCAAACTTGCGTAGGCTACGCAATTAGCTTACCCCCATGCATCCAACCTACGCAATTAAtcgaagggcaattttgtcctGTCGTGGGGCTTAGTATAAATAACTATTTTAAGTCATTCTAGGGTATCTTTTTGGAAGGATACTTATGTAGCAACTGTTGGGGATTTCTTCTTGAGGAATTTGGGTGACTTCACTATTGTTCTACATAATCTTTCTTTCCTCtttagctagtatgtttagttTTTCATCTCTTTTTGTATTCTCCCTTCTTAATATGTCTAGCTAAGTTTATTAAGCTAGGATTGCGAACCCTAAGTGTGGTTATGTTTTTTGGTTATTAATATAAATTCGAAATTTGATTAAGCTTGGTGTTATCCAAttactccatgatttattgattgatTTTGTGGTTGCAAACACTAAATCCATACCTATTTTGCTTGTTCTAGCTTGGAAGAGTAGAACTTAGCTTAGGTATAAAGTAATTAGCAAAAAATTAAGTGGGTTAACCGTTTGATTAACGAAATCTAGCTAGGAATAGTGTGATTTCTACTTGGGTTAATCAATTGCTTATCATTGAGCCCTGGTTGTCTTGGAAGAGCAACTTGGGATAGAAACCTCTCAAGTGTTGGAAGACATTAAGTTGGTAGAATAGAAATTGAGGTCATAATACATGCTTAATTAACTGGAATTGACGATTTGTATATCCAAAGTATAGCCTACACGAGGGGAAAGTAATCCTAGCGCCTTTCTCTTATTTTTGTTATAACTACATCTTAATTGCTCTCTATGTGTTTGATAGAATTCCTTAGTTAAATTTTAGTAGTAATTGTAGACATAATTGAACAACCACTCTTTGTTTGAAGATTACATTAAGAATCATCAAGTTTGCACACATTTGGACACTCTAACACACACCTACTCCTTATGGGATTCGACCCGACcctttgttgggtttattattgctaaCGACCGTGCTACTTTCATATAGAGAGTAGGATTGGATGTCaccaatttttggcgtcgttgccggggagtaCTGTGTTCTTGTGTTACTTTGTTATTGTGTGTTTTCTTGAGTTCTTATCTTTTTTTCGTGATACTTTGATTCGTGTGTGCTTGTTGTAGGTTACCAATGGCAAACAACAATGAACTTGGTGATTTGCCTCTTGGGGCCATTGGTGAAGATATGGTAGATGAAGAAGCGGCTCCGGTTCAAGGAAACCGGCGTGGTCGAGGTCAAATCCACCACCAACCTCCGCCGCATCCACCACCACTACCTCCACATGGCCAACCAGCTCAACAACATGCCACACTAAATGATGGCTatgcaagtgcaattgtcccCCCTCGTATTAGGGCGGGaaattttcaaattacaaatgtcatgctCACCTTGCTTGAGCAAAGAGGCTACTTCACCGGAGCACCTTATCAAAATACATACAACCACTTAAAGGGAATCGTAGATGCTTGTTGGGGAAGTAAGCAAACAAATGTATCCGAGGACGCTTTGAAATTAAGGTTATTTCCTTTCTCCCTAAGAGgaaaagccttggattggttggAGCGCTTAccaaaccattctatccatacttgggatgagttggcggagaaatttattgccaaattcttctcacCTGGGCACATGGCTACATTGAGGGATGAAatcttggcattcaagcaagaaccGAATGAGCCACTACACGAAATTTGGGAACGCTATAGAACCATGGTGAAGGAATGTCCTAACAACGATATAACCGAGAACATATTGCAACAAACCTTCTaccgtgggattaacacaaccaatcaATGTGTAgtgaaccaacttgccggtggaaacttTATGACCATGCCTTACCCGGAGGCTTGTGTCATACTTGATGAGATGGCAGAGACATCATCCGCTTGGCAATCCCGAGAGAATGTGCCTCAAGGGGATCCGAATATGATTCACCTCAACAAGGAGTTGCATGATCATGGTCAAGCCATTACCGAGTTGACCACCACTATACAAAAGTGCAACTTCAACAAACTCAAGCATCGCGGCAAGTACATGTCGTGGAGGGTGTTCATGTATTGGGTTCTAAGCAAAATATGAAGGGTAATCAACGTCAACCTCAAGAGGAGATGTACTCACAAGATAATGGACGCTACActcaagatgattcttatcaaGAGCAAAATGAGTAAGTTCAATTTGTGAGTAACTATCAAAATCAATGAGGTAACTTTCAAGGAACTAGCCAAGGATAATGGAGTTCGtgtaataaccaaggcaattggggcgataacaatcaaggaaatcaaGGTTGGAGTGGCGGTAATCAAGGTAATCGAGGTGGTGGATCTTCCCAACAATATCAACAAAGATCCTACCAACCTCCTCCATACAACAACCAAGGTGACTCTTCAACTGATAACCAACTTTTAGGGATGATGGAAAGGATGCTCAAGAATCAAGAGCAATCCGACAAAGAGAGGTGAGAAATGAATCAAGTGGTAGCTTCTCATACTACTTCAATTAAGCAAATTGAGACTC
This is a stretch of genomic DNA from Nicotiana tomentosiformis unplaced genomic scaffold, ASM39032v3 Un00008, whole genome shotgun sequence. It encodes these proteins:
- the LOC138903821 gene encoding uncharacterized protein; translation: MSWVLDAEIHLDAMRLGDAIKDKNKAFTEDCAKALIFLRHHLDEELKIEYLTVKDPLVLWNGLKERYDNLKLQYIEKGFKKYSELISLLLVAERNNDLFMRNHDNRSTRSTPLPEVDEVYSHYVKRENGRGPVHGQGRNFSGVNHPQRKITTKSGKEKNEKPKERGLETECYRCGGKGHWANICRTPKYLVEL